A stretch of the Nosocomiicoccus ampullae genome encodes the following:
- the atpD gene encoding F0F1 ATP synthase subunit beta yields the protein MALGHVVQVMGPVVDVRFEEGQLPELMNALTIDHKGETEEDSIALTLEVALHRGDNTVRTIAMSSTDGIQRGMEVVNTGKPISVPVGNATLGRVFNVLGETIDLKGQIPESELRNPIHRDAPEFEDLSVATEILETGIKVVDLLAPYTKGGKVGLFGGAGVGKTVLIQELIHNIAQEHGGISVFAGVGERTREGNDLYFEMSDSGVIEKTAMVFGQMNEPPGARMRVALTGLTMAEYFRDVEGQDVLLFIDNIFRFTQAGSEVSALLGRIPSAVGYQPTLSTEMGQLQERITSTNKGSVTSIQAVFVPADDYTDPAPAQTFAHLDATTNLERKISEMGIYPAVDPLASTSRALSPAIVGEEHYNVAREVQATLQKYSELQDIIAILGMDELSEEDKEVVARARRIQFFLSQNFHVAEQFTGQKGSYVPVSQTVEDFKAILEGKYDHVPEDAFRLVGDMSQVLEKAREMGAEV from the coding sequence ATGGCTTTAGGACACGTGGTCCAAGTTATGGGACCTGTTGTAGACGTGCGTTTTGAAGAAGGTCAATTACCTGAGTTAATGAACGCACTCACAATAGATCATAAAGGTGAAACTGAAGAAGATTCAATTGCACTTACTTTAGAAGTTGCGCTTCACCGTGGAGACAACACAGTAAGAACAATTGCTATGAGTTCTACAGATGGTATTCAGCGTGGTATGGAAGTAGTAAACACTGGTAAACCTATATCAGTACCTGTTGGTAATGCCACTTTAGGACGTGTATTTAACGTTTTAGGTGAAACTATCGACCTTAAAGGTCAAATTCCTGAATCAGAACTCAGAAATCCAATTCACCGAGACGCTCCAGAATTTGAGGATCTGTCAGTAGCGACAGAAATTTTAGAAACTGGTATTAAAGTAGTAGACTTATTAGCACCTTACACTAAAGGTGGTAAAGTTGGATTATTCGGTGGTGCCGGAGTAGGTAAAACTGTATTAATCCAAGAATTAATTCACAACATCGCTCAAGAACACGGTGGTATTTCAGTATTCGCTGGTGTTGGAGAGCGTACACGTGAAGGTAACGACTTATACTTTGAAATGTCTGACTCAGGAGTTATCGAGAAGACAGCGATGGTATTTGGTCAAATGAACGAGCCACCTGGTGCTCGTATGCGTGTTGCATTAACAGGATTAACGATGGCAGAATACTTCCGTGACGTAGAAGGTCAAGACGTATTACTCTTCATCGACAATATTTTCCGTTTCACGCAAGCAGGTTCAGAGGTATCAGCACTTCTTGGACGTATCCCATCTGCCGTTGGTTACCAACCGACACTTTCTACAGAAATGGGGCAACTTCAAGAACGTATTACTTCAACAAACAAAGGATCAGTTACGTCAATTCAAGCAGTATTCGTACCAGCGGATGACTATACTGACCCAGCACCAGCTCAAACATTCGCACACTTAGACGCGACGACAAACTTAGAACGTAAAATTTCAGAAATGGGTATTTACCCTGCGGTAGACCCACTTGCATCAACATCACGTGCATTATCACCAGCAATCGTTGGTGAAGAACACTACAACGTTGCTCGTGAAGTTCAAGCAACATTACAAAAATACTCTGAATTACAAGATATTATTGCAATCTTAGGTATGGACGAGTTATCAGAAGAAGACAAAGAAGTCGTTGCACGTGCACGTCGTATTCAGTTCTTCTTAAGTCAGAACTTCCACGTAGCTGAACAATTTACAGGTCAAAAAGGTTCATATGTTCCGGTTTCTCAAACTGTAGAAGATTTCAAAGCAATCTTAGAAGGTAAATATGACCATGTACCTGAAGACGCGTTTAGACTTGTTGGAGATATGTCACAAGTTCTTGAAAAAGCTCGCGAGATGGGTGCAGAAGTTTAA
- the thiD gene encoding bifunctional hydroxymethylpyrimidine kinase/phosphomethylpyrimidine kinase yields MTLPVALTISGYDPTGGSGVNADLKTFQNLNVYGMSAITNLTAQNSQGIQEILNIPDDFLEKQLKSIFEDSIPFTMKSGMITSIYMIETITKYVKNYHIPFVVDPYIFSREGERILSQEATAILTKELLHHAAVVTPNLKEAEALTGIDIQSEKDIDTAAKIFLREIGVKAVIINDSNITGKACDYLFTKNNSLTLTEEIVDTKNKRGSGSTFSAVITAEIAKGNSLENAFKKAKRYVTLGLQNSLDIGKKDGPINHFIDIE; encoded by the coding sequence ATGACTTTACCAGTAGCACTTACAATATCTGGTTATGACCCAACAGGCGGTTCAGGTGTTAATGCAGATTTAAAAACATTTCAAAATTTAAATGTTTACGGTATGTCAGCAATTACAAATTTAACTGCTCAAAACTCTCAAGGGATTCAAGAAATTTTAAATATTCCAGATGACTTTTTAGAAAAGCAATTGAAGAGTATTTTTGAAGATTCTATACCATTTACAATGAAATCCGGAATGATTACAAGTATTTATATGATTGAAACTATTACGAAATATGTAAAAAACTATCATATTCCATTCGTTGTCGATCCGTATATCTTTTCTAGAGAAGGCGAGAGAATTTTATCTCAAGAGGCGACAGCCATACTTACGAAAGAACTTCTCCACCATGCGGCAGTGGTGACACCGAATCTTAAAGAAGCAGAAGCACTTACAGGGATTGATATTCAGTCAGAAAAAGATATCGATACTGCGGCTAAAATTTTCCTGCGAGAAATTGGAGTAAAAGCAGTCATTATTAATGACAGTAACATTACAGGTAAAGCTTGTGACTATCTATTTACAAAAAACAATTCGTTAACGCTAACTGAAGAAATTGTCGATACGAAAAATAAACGTGGAAGCGGTAGTACATTCTCAGCAGTGATTACTGCTGAAATTGCGAAAGGGAATAGTTTAGAGAATGCATTTAAAAAAGCAAAACGCTACGTCACGTTAGGTTTACAAAATAGTTTAGACATCGGAAAAAAAGATGGTCCAATTAATCATTTTATAGACATTGAGTAA
- a CDS encoding M20/M25/M40 family metallo-hydrolase, which produces MVMAIWQTEKDRINLLKKLVKHNSVTYSEGERQFPDLVKNELLKTDYFKSNEENIHFAYTTDDRRAVLAHYESNNTKDTVVLISHFDTVGIEDFGDYKNDAFNIDKITEIFKSDHTYLNEDAIKDIETDDYYFGRGSMDMKPGLMLHMSLIEKAAIENWDINLILITVPDEEVSSKGMRAAVKKLNDIRKEKDLDIVLHLNSEPTFQQASGSNTHYIYSGTIGKLMPSVYVYGKETHVGNAMNGISSNWLMSFINRKIEYNDSFTETYKNESTPLPVSLMMRDLKDQYDVQTPFRTVSLYNLFIFKKTAADIFNTFNELVKSSVKDAEEVMHTFDDGIYKDNNMTINTLKYEELIEQAIDTHGRDKVHELLNSVEKNQDDHLQCIEAVDKLMMSMRHIGPTVVTFFTPPYYPATNSSEDVLVTDIIKTIEKTSKNLNREVEHIHFFNGICDLSYVKYDTSYESDQMFSYNTPTFNTTYMIPFEDIKEISAPVLNCGPIGKDAHKVTERILKPSAFKELPIVLESIIKTHFVK; this is translated from the coding sequence ATGGTAATGGCTATATGGCAAACAGAGAAAGACCGAATCAATCTTTTAAAAAAACTCGTAAAGCACAATTCAGTGACATATTCTGAGGGAGAAAGACAATTCCCTGACTTAGTGAAAAATGAACTATTAAAAACAGATTACTTTAAATCCAATGAAGAAAATATCCATTTCGCATATACTACAGACGATAGACGAGCAGTTCTCGCACATTATGAATCGAATAATACTAAAGATACTGTCGTTTTAATTAGTCACTTCGATACGGTTGGTATTGAAGATTTTGGAGACTATAAAAATGATGCATTTAATATCGATAAAATTACAGAAATATTTAAGTCAGATCATACTTATTTAAACGAAGATGCTATAAAAGATATTGAAACAGATGATTATTACTTTGGACGCGGAAGTATGGATATGAAGCCAGGTTTAATGCTTCATATGTCTTTAATCGAAAAAGCGGCGATTGAAAACTGGGATATTAACCTTATTTTAATTACAGTACCCGATGAAGAAGTTAGTTCTAAAGGGATGCGAGCTGCGGTTAAAAAGTTAAATGATATTCGTAAAGAAAAAGATTTAGATATTGTACTGCACTTAAATAGTGAACCAACATTCCAGCAAGCATCTGGATCAAATACTCACTACATATACTCAGGTACAATTGGTAAACTTATGCCTTCAGTGTACGTGTATGGGAAAGAAACACACGTAGGTAATGCAATGAATGGCATTAGTTCAAACTGGTTAATGAGTTTTATCAATAGAAAAATTGAATATAATGATTCATTTACAGAAACGTATAAGAATGAATCCACACCACTTCCAGTATCACTCATGATGCGTGATTTAAAAGATCAGTACGATGTTCAAACACCCTTTAGAACAGTTAGTTTATATAATCTATTTATATTTAAGAAAACAGCAGCAGATATTTTTAATACATTTAACGAGCTCGTAAAATCATCAGTAAAAGATGCTGAAGAAGTCATGCACACGTTTGATGACGGTATATATAAAGATAACAACATGACAATCAACACACTAAAATATGAAGAGTTAATTGAACAAGCAATTGACACTCACGGTAGAGATAAAGTACACGAACTATTAAATAGTGTCGAAAAAAATCAAGATGATCATTTACAATGTATTGAAGCGGTCGATAAACTTATGATGTCTATGCGTCATATCGGACCGACAGTCGTCACTTTTTTCACGCCACCGTATTATCCAGCGACAAATAGTTCTGAAGATGTTCTTGTCACTGATATCATTAAAACAATTGAAAAAACAAGTAAAAATTTAAATCGTGAAGTTGAACATATACACTTTTTTAATGGTATATGTGATTTAAGTTATGTAAAATATGATACGAGTTATGAAAGTGACCAAATGTTCAGTTACAACACACCGACATTTAATACGACATATATGATACCATTTGAAGATATAAAAGAAATTTCCGCACCCGTACTAAACTGCGGACCGATTGGAAAAGATGCGCATAAGGTAACAGAAAGAATTTTAAAGCCAAGTGCATTTAAAGAGCTTCCAATCGTTTTAGAGTCGATTATTAAGACGCACTTTGTAAAATAG
- a CDS encoding DNA-directed RNA polymerase subunit beta, whose protein sequence is MKKETKIVHRRFPMLVRLLLYIYVALMLVVIGLMIGYGILSNPFEVFRIETWQHIRDLMRG, encoded by the coding sequence ATGAAAAAAGAGACTAAGATTGTCCACCGCAGATTTCCGATGTTAGTACGATTATTACTCTATATTTATGTAGCATTAATGCTCGTTGTGATTGGTTTGATGATCGGCTACGGAATATTAAGTAATCCGTTTGAAGTATTTAGAATTGAAACGTGGCAACATATTAGAGACTTAATGAGAGGATAG
- the atpG gene encoding ATP synthase F1 subunit gamma — MASLREIKGRINSTEKMSQLTSAMNMVANSKLGRSEQNTKNFRPYMDRMEETIQAIAAGGNSVHPMLTERPVKRVGYIVISSDTGKAGPYNANVIKAITTEIDERHNGNQDEVSLMVLGKMGYDVLKLRGYKIDDYRLGLPDQPSFSDVKKIAAAAIREFEEEKIDELHIIYNEFISILEQKVTVRKLLPMSEEDLETNNEYTHLASYEFEPDKETILSELLPQYAEAIIYGALLEAKTSEHAARMTAMKAATDNANELIGDLTLSYNRLRQAAITQEITEIVSGAQAQE, encoded by the coding sequence ATGGCTTCATTAAGAGAAATTAAAGGGCGCATTAATTCAACTGAAAAAATGAGTCAGTTAACGAGTGCAATGAACATGGTCGCGAACTCAAAACTCGGTCGTTCAGAACAAAACACTAAAAATTTCCGTCCATATATGGATCGAATGGAAGAAACAATCCAAGCGATTGCTGCAGGTGGAAATAGTGTTCACCCTATGTTAACAGAGCGTCCTGTCAAGCGTGTTGGGTACATTGTAATCTCAAGTGATACGGGTAAAGCAGGTCCATACAACGCAAACGTTATTAAAGCAATAACGACAGAAATAGATGAACGCCATAACGGTAACCAAGACGAAGTATCACTTATGGTTCTCGGTAAAATGGGATATGACGTATTAAAACTACGTGGCTATAAGATTGATGACTACCGTCTCGGGTTACCAGATCAGCCATCATTTTCGGATGTGAAAAAAATAGCTGCAGCAGCAATTCGTGAGTTCGAAGAAGAAAAAATCGACGAACTTCATATCATTTATAACGAGTTCATTAGTATTCTTGAACAAAAAGTAACAGTTAGAAAGTTACTTCCAATGTCTGAAGAGGATTTAGAAACGAACAATGAGTACACTCATCTCGCTTCTTATGAATTCGAGCCAGATAAAGAAACGATACTTTCAGAGTTATTACCACAATATGCTGAAGCTATTATATATGGTGCTTTACTTGAAGCGAAAACAAGTGAGCATGCTGCCCGTATGACAGCGATGAAAGCTGCTACGGATAACGCAAACGAATTGATTGGTGATTTAACATTGTCTTACAACAGACTAAGACAAGCTGCAATTACACAAGAAATTACAGAAATTGTAAGTGGTGCACAAGCACAAGAATAA
- a CDS encoding transglycosylase family protein, translating into MKKSVMSLGAAGLLLATGSIGMAANAKEGSSTIKEDDALATIGTEYRSSIQEIKKENKLKADRDIKAKELSAKDLKAKKKEDKENTVANASAPVEEVEEVEETKEAVEVFEEDVVEDVETYNEPVEENVIEEYEENTQQESQASAPANDGLNWGGLAACESGGNASAVDPSGTYHGLYQFDAGTWQSVGGSGVASQASAEEQTMRAQMLYEQRGSAPWPVCGANL; encoded by the coding sequence ATGAAAAAATCAGTTATGAGTTTAGGTGCAGCTGGATTATTACTTGCTACTGGTAGTATCGGAATGGCAGCAAATGCAAAAGAGGGTTCATCTACAATTAAAGAAGATGACGCATTAGCAACTATTGGAACTGAATATAGATCATCTATTCAAGAAATAAAGAAAGAAAATAAATTAAAAGCTGATCGTGACATTAAAGCTAAAGAATTATCAGCAAAAGATCTAAAAGCGAAAAAGAAAGAAGATAAAGAAAATACAGTAGCGAACGCTTCAGCACCTGTTGAAGAGGTAGAGGAAGTTGAAGAAACTAAAGAAGCTGTAGAAGTTTTTGAAGAAGATGTGGTTGAAGATGTTGAAACGTACAATGAACCGGTAGAGGAAAATGTAATTGAAGAGTACGAAGAAAACACTCAACAAGAATCACAAGCTTCAGCACCAGCAAATGACGGTTTAAACTGGGGTGGACTTGCAGCATGTGAATCAGGTGGTAACGCAAGCGCCGTAGATCCAAGTGGTACATATCATGGTCTATATCAATTTGACGCGGGCACTTGGCAATCAGTAGGTGGAAGCGGGGTTGCTTCACAAGCATCAGCTGAAGAGCAAACAATGCGAGCACAAATGTTATATGAACAAAGAGGCTCAGCACCTTGGCCAGTATGTGGTGCAAACTTATAA
- a CDS encoding DUF1146 family protein, with protein sequence MFLSQIALMKIILHIACSIFAFYILDCLKVDMIFKKGHVAKIRMFYILVAILLGTSMSNFIIDIFVETQNLQLLFG encoded by the coding sequence ATGTTTTTATCTCAAATTGCTCTCATGAAAATTATATTACATATTGCTTGTTCAATTTTTGCGTTTTATATATTAGATTGTTTAAAAGTCGATATGATTTTTAAAAAAGGACATGTAGCAAAAATTAGAATGTTTTATATACTAGTAGCAATCCTACTAGGTACAAGCATGTCAAATTTCATCATAGATATATTTGTAGAAACACAAAACCTTCAGCTACTATTTGGCTAA
- the atpA gene encoding F0F1 ATP synthase subunit alpha: protein MAIKADEISALLRSQIENYEADMEVSDVGTVTEVGDGIAVAHGLNDAMAGELLEFSNGVLGLAQNLEEDEVGIVILGPYYDIKEGDEVKRTGKIMEVPVGEELIGRVVNPLGQPIDGKGPISTTKARPVESPATGVMDRKSVFEPLQTGIKAIDALVPIGRGQRELIIGDRQTGKTTLAIDTILNQKNEDMICIYVAIGQKESTVRSTVETFRKHGALDYTIVVSAGASDPAPLLYIAPYAGVSMGEEFMFNGKHVLIVYDDLTKQAQAYREMSLLLRRPPGREAFPGDVFYLHSRLLERAAKLNDDLGGGSITALPFVETQAGDISAFVPTNVISITDGQIFLQSDLFFSGVRPAINAGLSVSRVGGSAQIKAMKKVAGTLRLDLAAYRELEAFAQFGSDLDKATAAKLERGKRTVEVLKQGENQPLPVEEQVAILYALVNGYLDDIAVQDITRFEKEFLEWLNANNKELLNGIRETDALPEEDAFDNAINNFKKLFNSSK, encoded by the coding sequence ATGGCAATCAAGGCTGATGAAATTAGTGCTCTTCTCAGAAGTCAAATAGAAAACTATGAAGCTGACATGGAAGTGTCGGACGTTGGTACAGTTACTGAAGTTGGTGACGGTATCGCAGTTGCTCATGGTTTAAACGATGCGATGGCGGGAGAGTTACTTGAGTTTTCTAACGGTGTGTTAGGCCTAGCTCAAAACCTTGAAGAAGACGAAGTTGGTATCGTTATTCTTGGACCATATTATGATATTAAAGAAGGCGACGAAGTTAAACGTACTGGTAAAATCATGGAAGTTCCAGTAGGTGAAGAACTTATCGGTCGTGTTGTAAACCCACTTGGACAACCAATTGACGGTAAAGGTCCAATCAGTACAACAAAAGCTCGTCCTGTAGAAAGTCCAGCTACAGGTGTAATGGACCGTAAATCGGTATTTGAACCATTACAAACAGGAATTAAAGCGATTGACGCTTTAGTACCAATTGGACGAGGTCAACGTGAGTTAATCATCGGAGACCGTCAAACAGGTAAAACTACGCTTGCAATCGATACAATCTTAAACCAAAAAAATGAGGATATGATTTGTATTTACGTTGCAATCGGACAAAAAGAATCTACAGTACGTTCAACTGTTGAAACATTCCGTAAGCACGGTGCATTAGACTACACAATCGTAGTAAGTGCAGGTGCATCTGACCCAGCTCCATTACTATACATCGCGCCATATGCTGGTGTATCTATGGGTGAGGAGTTCATGTTCAATGGTAAACACGTACTAATCGTATACGATGACTTAACAAAACAAGCGCAAGCTTACCGTGAAATGTCATTACTATTACGCCGTCCACCAGGTCGTGAAGCATTCCCAGGGGACGTATTCTACCTACACAGTCGCTTACTTGAGCGTGCAGCGAAATTAAATGATGATTTAGGTGGCGGTTCGATTACTGCGTTACCATTCGTTGAAACGCAAGCAGGAGATATTTCTGCGTTCGTACCGACAAACGTAATCTCGATTACAGACGGCCAGATTTTCTTACAGTCTGACTTATTCTTCTCGGGTGTACGTCCAGCAATCAACGCAGGACTTTCAGTATCACGTGTCGGTGGTTCAGCACAAATTAAAGCGATGAAGAAAGTTGCTGGTACACTTCGTTTAGACTTAGCGGCTTACCGTGAGTTAGAAGCATTCGCTCAGTTCGGTTCTGATTTAGATAAAGCAACAGCAGCTAAGTTAGAGCGTGGTAAGCGTACAGTTGAAGTACTTAAACAAGGTGAAAACCAACCACTTCCTGTTGAAGAGCAAGTTGCGATTCTTTACGCACTAGTTAATGGATACTTAGATGATATCGCAGTTCAAGATATCACACGTTTCGAAAAAGAATTCTTAGAGTGGCTAAACGCTAACAACAAAGAATTATTAAACGGTATTCGTGAAACAGATGCACTTCCAGAAGAGGATGCATTCGACAACGCAATTAACAACTTTAAAAAGTTATTTAACAGTAGCAAATAA
- the yidC gene encoding membrane protein insertase YidC — protein sequence MAKKWLFPLTMGLVLFLAGCDYSEPENRDGFFFNTFVQPMDNLLHWLGDNLNHNYGLAIIVLTLIVRLIIFPFMMKTYKNQMMMREKMKIVKPEMEDIQHRMKVATTQEEKMAVQQEMMALYKKHDINPLNVGCLPILIQMPIVMALFFALKYPSPGGITKYPDFLWMDLTERSFIMIAIAVLVYAIQAYVSMMFLPEEQQKQMRLFMFISPLMILWISFISPSALPLYWAVGGAFLVLQTIIGNLYYRKKVDEEMAPILEAHYKEQAEKERKRQGAKVKPNKKRK from the coding sequence ATGGCTAAAAAATGGCTATTTCCGTTAACGATGGGCCTCGTCTTGTTTTTAGCAGGATGTGACTATTCTGAGCCTGAAAACAGAGATGGTTTTTTCTTTAATACATTTGTTCAACCAATGGATAACTTACTTCATTGGCTCGGTGATAATTTAAACCATAACTACGGTCTAGCGATTATTGTTTTAACACTCATTGTTCGTTTAATCATCTTTCCATTTATGATGAAAACATATAAAAACCAAATGATGATGCGTGAAAAAATGAAAATCGTTAAGCCTGAAATGGAAGATATTCAGCACCGTATGAAAGTTGCAACAACACAAGAAGAAAAAATGGCTGTGCAACAAGAGATGATGGCTTTATACAAAAAGCATGATATTAACCCGTTAAACGTTGGGTGTTTACCGATCTTAATTCAAATGCCAATCGTTATGGCATTATTCTTCGCTTTAAAATATCCATCACCAGGTGGTATTACAAAATACCCAGATTTCTTATGGATGGATTTAACAGAGCGTAGTTTTATTATGATCGCAATTGCGGTTTTAGTTTACGCAATACAAGCTTATGTTTCAATGATGTTCTTACCTGAAGAACAACAAAAACAAATGAGATTATTTATGTTTATCTCACCACTGATGATTTTATGGATTTCATTCATTTCACCTTCAGCTTTACCATTATACTGGGCAGTTGGTGGTGCGTTCTTAGTTCTTCAAACGATTATTGGTAACTTATACTACCGTAAAAAAGTCGATGAGGAAATGGCACCAATTTTAGAAGCACACTATAAAGAACAAGCTGAGAAAGAAAGAAAACGTCAAGGTGCAAAAGTTAAACCGAATAAGAAACGTAAATAA
- the fabZ gene encoding 3-hydroxyacyl-ACP dehydratase FabZ encodes MLTYDQIKAIIPHRPPFLLIDRIEEIVPGEKAVGIKQVSGNEPFFEGHFPEYAVMPGVLIVEALAQTGAVALLQEEEFKGKLAFFAGIDKCRFKHQVTPGDTLELTVEITRIKGPIGKGKAIAKVGDKIACQCEITFAISDPAK; translated from the coding sequence ATGCTTACTTACGATCAAATAAAAGCGATAATCCCGCATCGCCCACCATTTCTTTTGATTGACCGTATCGAAGAAATTGTCCCTGGAGAAAAAGCGGTCGGTATAAAACAAGTATCTGGGAACGAGCCGTTTTTTGAAGGGCATTTCCCAGAATATGCAGTAATGCCAGGTGTGTTAATTGTAGAGGCACTTGCACAAACAGGAGCAGTAGCACTACTACAAGAAGAAGAATTTAAAGGTAAACTTGCATTTTTTGCAGGTATTGATAAATGCCGCTTTAAACACCAAGTAACACCTGGAGATACGTTAGAGTTAACAGTAGAAATTACACGTATAAAAGGACCAATTGGTAAAGGAAAAGCTATTGCGAAAGTCGGAGATAAGATTGCTTGTCAATGTGAAATTACATTTGCAATATCAGATCCAGCTAAATAA
- the murA gene encoding UDP-N-acetylglucosamine 1-carboxyvinyltransferase, protein MERIIVKGGRKLSGSVKIEGAKNSVLPILAASLLASKGESVISNVPELSDCKTLVDLLSVLNADVKLEKNRVYIDASEELSISAPYDLVSKMRASMLVMGPLLGRYGHCQVAMPGGCAIGSRPIEQHLKGFEKMGVEFSTTDGFIEGKTEGRLKGSKIHLDFPSVGATQNLMMGAALADGVTHIENAAMEPEIVDLQNYINRMGGKVIGAGTGHIKITGVEELTGTKHTVIPDRIEAGTFMVAAAITRSDVLIENIVIEHLSAVVSKLEEIGVKFVEEGDNVRVISSEPLKATDIKTLPHPGFPTDMQSQLMALLLTLDGTSIVTETIFENRFMHVTEFNTMNADISLQDNHAVIRGGQELHGARVRATDLRSAAALILAGLVAEGYTIVTELHHLDRGYVGFHKKLKALGADIERVTESELEHV, encoded by the coding sequence ATGGAAAGAATTATTGTTAAGGGTGGGCGCAAGCTGAGTGGTAGTGTAAAAATCGAAGGTGCTAAAAACTCAGTTCTGCCAATATTAGCAGCGTCTCTCTTAGCTTCAAAAGGTGAATCTGTTATTTCAAACGTTCCAGAATTATCAGATTGTAAAACATTAGTTGATTTATTAAGTGTATTAAATGCAGATGTAAAATTAGAAAAAAATAGAGTGTATATAGATGCAAGTGAAGAATTATCCATTTCAGCACCGTACGATTTAGTGAGTAAAATGCGTGCATCAATGCTCGTTATGGGTCCATTACTTGGTCGTTATGGTCACTGTCAAGTTGCGATGCCAGGAGGTTGTGCGATTGGTAGTCGACCAATTGAACAGCACTTAAAAGGTTTTGAAAAGATGGGAGTTGAATTTAGTACGACAGATGGTTTTATCGAAGGTAAAACAGAAGGTCGATTAAAAGGTTCTAAAATTCATTTAGACTTCCCAAGTGTTGGTGCGACTCAAAACTTAATGATGGGTGCAGCACTTGCTGATGGTGTGACGCATATTGAAAATGCAGCGATGGAGCCAGAAATTGTAGATCTTCAAAACTATATTAACCGTATGGGTGGTAAAGTTATTGGTGCTGGTACTGGTCACATTAAGATTACTGGTGTAGAGGAATTAACAGGCACTAAGCATACAGTAATTCCAGATAGAATTGAAGCAGGGACGTTCATGGTAGCTGCAGCAATCACTAGAAGCGATGTTTTAATTGAAAATATCGTAATTGAACATTTAAGCGCGGTTGTTTCTAAATTAGAAGAAATCGGTGTGAAGTTTGTTGAAGAAGGTGATAACGTTCGAGTTATCTCATCGGAACCATTAAAAGCAACAGATATTAAAACATTGCCACATCCAGGATTTCCAACTGATATGCAGAGTCAATTAATGGCGCTGTTATTAACGCTAGATGGTACGAGTATTGTGACAGAAACAATCTTTGAGAACCGCTTTATGCACGTGACAGAATTCAATACGATGAACGCTGATATTTCACTACAAGATAACCACGCAGTCATCCGTGGTGGTCAAGAATTACACGGTGCAAGAGTTAGAGCGACAGACTTAAGATCAGCTGCAGCTTTAATACTCGCAGGATTAGTTGCAGAAGGTTACACAATTGTCACAGAGCTTCATCACTTAGACCGTGGATATGTTGGTTTCCATAAGAAATTGAAGGCTTTAGGTGCGGATATCGAACGTGTCACAGAGTCTGAACTAGAGCATGTCTAA
- a CDS encoding F0F1 ATP synthase subunit epsilon — protein MSTIALDVVTPNGSVFTDDNCEIVILESTQGELGVMAGHIPTVTPLKIGSVRAKIDGQFEYLAITDGFAEIRGDKVTVLTQAAEFAEDIDTDRALAARKRAEELLKRAQEEEIDEVRAELAFQRAINRLNISEYK, from the coding sequence ATGAGTACAATTGCATTAGATGTAGTTACTCCTAACGGTTCTGTTTTTACTGATGATAACTGTGAAATTGTCATCTTGGAATCAACACAAGGTGAGCTAGGGGTTATGGCAGGCCATATTCCAACAGTCACACCTTTAAAGATCGGAAGCGTAAGAGCTAAAATCGACGGTCAATTTGAATATCTAGCGATTACAGATGGTTTTGCAGAAATTCGAGGCGATAAAGTTACAGTATTAACTCAAGCAGCAGAATTTGCAGAAGACATTGACACAGATCGTGCACTTGCAGCACGAAAAAGAGCAGAAGAACTCTTAAAACGTGCTCAAGAAGAAGAGATTGACGAAGTTCGTGCCGAACTCGCATTCCAAAGAGCGATTAACCGTTTGAATATTTCAGAATATAAATAG